A stretch of Sulfurimonas xiamenensis DNA encodes these proteins:
- the pta gene encoding phosphate acetyltransferase, translated as MKIKSLYISAGQKNVGTLFVSMGMMDILKRNLHRVAFFRPVIFSKNIRDNDIDFILKRYNLDMEYQDAYGFDIDYVENMIASKRLDELINQLIQKFKKLENSYDFVLCEGIRHSSLTSTIEYDFNMLLAQNFGSSIINILGAKEISVQDIYENILIENENISAHDCTHFATFVSRLSDKKYLELKKRLKNHDFAIYLLKEVKELDIPTLEDVKEALDAKPILFSPNDNSRVTRNFKIAAQSIENFLNQMQEDDLVVLCADRSDIVTAIIAAFYSKEYPKISGIIFSSDTQIHPNIQKILLGLKEFNLPVLSVAADTYQIAKKLTQVYSRLRVNSERKIALALGLFNASIDIKVIEEKIVTQKTEVITPIMFEYKLFEMAAKKRKKIVLPESGDERILRAAEIVLRRNVADIILLGDENEIQESAQKFGLNLSEATIINPFTSELLEEFADVFYSIRKEKGLSLQGAKDAMAHINYFATMMVHLEHADGMVSGAIHTTADTIRPALQIIKTSPGVSIASSLFFMCLKTKVLVYGDCALNQNPNAKELAQIAISCAKTSRAFGIEPKVAMLSYSTGQSGEGADVDKVREAAQIVKSLQPDLKIDGPIQYDAAIDKSVASLKLPNSEVAGEASVFVFPDLNTGNNTYKALQRSGGAIAIGPILQGLKKPVNDLSRGCSVKDIVNTILITAIQAEQK; from the coding sequence ATGAAAATAAAATCACTTTACATATCTGCGGGGCAGAAGAATGTCGGTACTCTTTTTGTATCTATGGGCATGATGGATATACTTAAAAGAAATCTACACAGAGTTGCTTTTTTTCGCCCTGTCATATTTTCAAAAAATATTCGTGATAATGATATTGACTTTATTTTAAAGCGCTATAACCTTGATATGGAGTATCAAGATGCTTATGGCTTTGATATAGACTATGTTGAAAATATGATTGCATCAAAACGCCTGGATGAGCTGATAAATCAGCTTATACAAAAGTTTAAAAAACTCGAAAACAGTTACGATTTTGTTCTTTGTGAAGGGATCAGACATTCATCTTTAACATCTACTATAGAGTATGACTTCAATATGCTTTTGGCACAAAATTTCGGTTCGTCCATTATCAATATATTGGGTGCAAAAGAGATATCCGTGCAAGATATATATGAAAACATATTGATAGAAAATGAAAATATAAGTGCGCACGACTGTACCCATTTTGCTACATTTGTAAGCAGGCTCAGCGACAAAAAATATCTTGAATTAAAAAAGAGATTAAAAAATCATGATTTTGCTATTTATCTTTTAAAAGAGGTGAAAGAGTTGGATATTCCGACTCTTGAAGATGTAAAAGAAGCGCTTGATGCCAAGCCGATACTATTTTCGCCAAATGACAACTCCAGAGTTACAAGAAATTTTAAGATAGCCGCACAAAGTATTGAGAACTTTTTAAACCAGATGCAAGAAGATGATTTGGTTGTTCTGTGTGCAGATAGATCAGATATTGTTACAGCAATTATTGCAGCATTTTACTCAAAAGAGTACCCAAAAATAAGTGGAATTATCTTCTCTTCGGATACGCAAATCCATCCAAATATACAAAAGATTCTCTTAGGACTAAAAGAGTTTAATCTTCCCGTTTTATCCGTTGCAGCAGATACATATCAAATTGCAAAAAAATTAACTCAAGTATACTCTAGATTAAGAGTAAACAGCGAGAGAAAAATAGCTTTGGCTCTTGGACTTTTTAATGCAAGCATAGATATAAAAGTCATTGAAGAGAAGATAGTAACACAAAAAACCGAAGTTATAACTCCTATAATGTTTGAGTATAAACTCTTTGAGATGGCTGCAAAAAAGAGAAAAAAGATTGTTTTGCCCGAGAGCGGTGATGAGAGAATTTTAAGAGCTGCTGAAATAGTTCTGCGCCGTAATGTTGCAGATATCATACTCCTGGGAGATGAAAATGAGATACAAGAGAGTGCACAAAAATTTGGGCTTAATTTAAGCGAAGCAACCATAATAAATCCTTTTACATCTGAGCTTTTAGAAGAGTTTGCGGATGTTTTTTATAGTATAAGAAAAGAGAAAGGGTTAAGTCTTCAAGGTGCAAAAGATGCAATGGCCCATATAAACTACTTTGCAACAATGATGGTCCATTTAGAACACGCCGACGGCATGGTTAGCGGTGCCATTCATACAACCGCAGACACTATAAGACCTGCTCTGCAAATTATAAAAACTTCACCGGGCGTAAGCATAGCTTCAAGCCTCTTTTTTATGTGTTTAAAAACAAAAGTTTTAGTTTATGGAGATTGTGCGCTAAATCAAAACCCAAATGCTAAAGAGCTTGCTCAAATAGCTATTTCATGTGCAAAAACATCTCGCGCTTTTGGAATTGAACCAAAAGTAGCAATGCTCTCATATTCAACAGGCCAAAGCGGAGAGGGAGCTGATGTAGACAAAGTAAGAGAAGCTGCACAAATAGTAAAATCACTTCAACCAGATTTAAAAATTGACGGACCTATCCAGTATGATGCGGCCATAGACAAAAGTGTAGCATCTCTTAAACTTCCAAACTCAGAAGTGGCGGGGGAAGCAAGTGTCTTTGTTTTTCCAGATTTAAATACCGGCAATAATACATATAAAGCTCTTCAGCGCTCAGGCGGCGCAATTGCCATAGGACCTATTTTGCAAGGACTCAAAAAACCGGTTAATGATTTAAGCCGCGGATGCAGTGTAAAAGATATAGTAAATACTATCCTTATTACGGCGATTCAAGCGGAGCAAAAATGA
- a CDS encoding acetate/propionate family kinase, giving the protein MKIAVINSGSSSIKFKLFLMPQGKVLAHALVEKIGETNSTITFKYDTNKHVIPSVIKTHHEGLKEINALLKKHEIVEHFCVLDAIAHRVVHGGEYFKDVTIIDEEVIEKIKELIPLAPLHNGANLEGILVSRKKAPDVVQIAVFDTAFHETMPKEAYLYALPYEMYKQHKIRRYGFHGTSHSYIMKETAKNMGTDAKKLNMITLHLGNGSSACAVKNGLSIDTSMGFTPLEGLVMGSRCGDIDPAIPLYMQRELGMSVDEVDALLNKHSGLLGICKDKDLREIEKREDELSKVAIEMMVRRVKKYIGAYAAILGRVDALVFTAGIGENSYTIREKILQNLEIFGIELDKKANRQNAALISKESSKVKIFVIKTDEEFEIAKQSEEFLKNQ; this is encoded by the coding sequence ATGAAAATAGCGGTCATAAACTCGGGAAGCTCTTCCATAAAATTCAAACTCTTTCTTATGCCCCAAGGAAAAGTTTTAGCACACGCTTTAGTTGAAAAGATAGGTGAGACAAATTCAACTATAACATTTAAGTATGACACTAACAAACATGTTATACCTTCTGTTATAAAAACACATCATGAAGGACTAAAAGAGATAAATGCTCTTTTAAAAAAGCATGAGATTGTAGAACATTTTTGTGTACTTGACGCTATAGCGCACAGAGTTGTACATGGCGGAGAGTATTTTAAAGATGTTACGATTATAGACGAAGAGGTAATAGAGAAGATAAAAGAGTTGATACCGCTTGCACCGCTTCATAATGGAGCAAATCTGGAGGGAATTTTAGTAAGCAGAAAAAAAGCTCCCGATGTTGTACAAATTGCTGTTTTTGATACGGCATTTCATGAGACCATGCCCAAAGAGGCTTATCTTTATGCTTTACCGTATGAGATGTATAAACAACACAAAATCAGAAGATACGGTTTTCATGGAACTTCGCACTCCTATATAATGAAAGAGACAGCTAAAAATATGGGTACGGATGCAAAAAAATTAAATATGATAACACTTCATCTTGGAAACGGCTCAAGCGCATGTGCCGTCAAAAATGGTTTAAGTATAGATACATCTATGGGCTTTACCCCGCTGGAAGGGCTTGTTATGGGAAGCAGATGCGGAGACATTGACCCCGCCATCCCTCTTTATATGCAAAGAGAGCTTGGAATGAGCGTAGATGAAGTAGATGCACTTTTAAATAAACACTCAGGACTTCTAGGAATCTGCAAAGATAAAGACCTCAGAGAGATAGAAAAAAGAGAGGACGAGCTATCTAAAGTGGCAATCGAGATGATGGTGAGAAGAGTTAAAAAATACATAGGAGCTTATGCTGCTATACTCGGCAGAGTGGATGCACTTGTATTTACTGCGGGTATCGGAGAAAATTCATACACAATCAGAGAGAAAATTTTACAAAATTTAGAGATATTTGGAATTGAACTTGATAAAAAAGCAAACAGGCAAAACGCTGCGTTAATATCAAAAGAGTCTAGTAAAGTAAAAATTTTTGTTATAAAAACAGATGAAGAGTTTGAGATAGCAAAACAGAGCGAAGAATTTTTAAAAAATCAATAA
- a CDS encoding efflux RND transporter periplasmic adaptor subunit, whose protein sequence is MKKMIMVQMIFAFWLSADVTLTPQEEKSWQVQSAKAKEVTHVPLDVYMMQVTTPPKLLHTTSVPYEAQVVQLHKTEFERVGKGELLATLSSQYWIEAQKEAIDTWIELSYSKNEADRKAQLCKEEIIAQKECLIADENMKRDTIKLQAAKALLRSYGATDEMMEKLFHEFVILPNIELRSPTNGVILQTDIQVGKNISPSSALFVIKRDGENWMEADIPQDVVKTLQPLQEVTLKVAKEEIKSKIELISPTLHPLNQTRYVRFVLPKDANLLAGLRTKVELSVAKRAFMIDKKALIRENEENMVFVKKAHTYSLLKVNVLFENREVCYLEYQEALKEPIAVSATSILQNRLQEDE, encoded by the coding sequence ATGAAAAAAATGATTATGGTGCAGATGATATTTGCATTTTGGCTTAGTGCAGATGTTACGCTCACACCCCAAGAGGAGAAAAGCTGGCAGGTTCAGAGTGCCAAAGCCAAAGAGGTTACCCATGTGCCACTTGATGTCTATATGATGCAGGTCACCACCCCGCCAAAACTTCTTCACACAACTTCCGTGCCGTATGAAGCGCAAGTGGTGCAGCTGCACAAAACAGAGTTTGAGCGTGTTGGCAAGGGTGAACTTCTTGCAACTCTGAGCTCACAGTACTGGATAGAGGCGCAAAAAGAGGCAATTGATACCTGGATAGAACTCTCATACAGCAAAAATGAGGCAGATCGCAAAGCACAACTCTGCAAAGAGGAGATAATCGCCCAAAAAGAGTGTCTTATCGCGGATGAGAATATGAAAAGAGACACAATAAAGCTTCAGGCTGCAAAAGCGCTTCTTAGATCTTACGGAGCAACGGATGAGATGATGGAAAAACTTTTTCATGAGTTTGTTATCTTGCCAAATATAGAACTTCGCTCACCGACTAACGGAGTGATTTTACAAACAGATATTCAAGTGGGCAAAAACATCTCTCCATCAAGCGCTCTTTTTGTTATAAAAAGAGATGGAGAGAACTGGATGGAGGCAGATATTCCCCAAGATGTTGTAAAAACTCTGCAGCCTTTGCAAGAGGTTACTTTAAAGGTTGCTAAAGAGGAGATAAAATCGAAGATAGAGCTTATATCCCCAACTCTTCACCCTCTTAATCAGACAAGATATGTTCGTTTTGTTCTTCCAAAAGATGCAAATCTTCTAGCCGGACTCAGAACAAAGGTCGAACTAAGTGTCGCAAAACGCGCTTTTATGATTGATAAAAAAGCCCTTATTAGAGAGAATGAAGAGAATATGGTGTTTGTAAAAAAAGCTCATACATACAGTTTACTCAAAGTAAATGTGCTCTTTGAGAATCGTGAAGTCTGTTATCTGGAGTATCAAGAGGCTCTTAAAGAGCCCATTGCTGTGAGTGCAACAAGCATACTGCAAAATAGACTCCAAGAGGATGAATAA
- a CDS encoding TolC family protein gives MKIILSLLMAVFSLSAAPISLDEILLRVKDEHPLSKSIKSLKEAHSSQNRASELNEPLEFLAAGAYAKPDAEKAGYEYSVGLEQNIMHPGAKKGAARSVKYQNESEILELQNDLFLLRQEIKLLYHINCLNQKSTLQYRDSFLAFEKFYEKKKRAYEHGEISKKDLLALQIELDRIRAEYKLYENAVAISRKNLESKTLLPSLREDELSCKDTIPITKELQFNYEDETLLEQSIEKKILTYQSDYERYNASFDSFTLGAAYENELDTDRFVFSLSMPLNFTNSFNEENRAAAMHKKSALMHEKEGVRLQKSSYAEALKKELVQNYENITAYQAMAQKYENELMPLVKGAYELGEGSVVEYLLSQRELTDLKKELIEHYKKYYETLFKLYSVLQTKEEL, from the coding sequence GTGAAAATTATACTCTCCCTTTTAATGGCTGTTTTTTCTTTGAGTGCAGCGCCAATCTCGTTAGATGAGATATTGCTAAGAGTAAAAGATGAACATCCGCTCTCAAAATCGATCAAATCGCTCAAAGAGGCGCACTCTTCACAAAACAGAGCCTCAGAACTAAATGAGCCGCTTGAGTTTTTAGCAGCAGGTGCGTACGCAAAGCCAGATGCAGAGAAAGCCGGTTACGAGTACAGCGTTGGTTTGGAGCAAAATATCATGCATCCTGGCGCTAAAAAAGGTGCGGCGCGCTCTGTGAAATACCAAAACGAATCAGAGATCTTGGAACTACAGAATGATCTATTTCTTTTAAGACAAGAGATAAAGCTTCTCTACCACATCAACTGTTTAAACCAAAAAAGCACGCTGCAGTACAGGGACTCTTTTTTGGCTTTTGAGAAGTTTTATGAGAAAAAAAAGAGAGCCTACGAACATGGCGAGATCTCCAAAAAAGATCTTTTAGCGCTTCAAATAGAGCTTGATAGGATCAGAGCCGAGTATAAACTTTATGAGAATGCGGTTGCTATCTCTCGCAAAAATCTGGAGTCTAAAACTCTTCTGCCCTCTTTGAGAGAAGATGAACTCTCCTGCAAAGATACCATCCCAATCACAAAAGAGCTGCAGTTTAACTATGAAGATGAGACGCTTTTAGAGCAATCGATTGAAAAAAAGATATTGACATACCAGAGTGATTATGAGAGGTACAATGCCTCTTTTGACTCTTTTACTCTTGGAGCTGCTTATGAGAATGAGCTTGATACAGATAGATTTGTCTTCTCGCTATCTATGCCGCTCAATTTTACAAACTCCTTTAACGAAGAAAACCGTGCGGCGGCAATGCATAAAAAAAGTGCGCTTATGCATGAAAAAGAGGGAGTAAGGTTACAGAAGAGCTCGTATGCAGAGGCGCTTAAAAAAGAGCTGGTGCAAAATTATGAAAATATAACCGCATACCAAGCGATGGCACAGAAGTATGAAAATGAGCTGATGCCTCTTGTAAAGGGCGCTTATGAGCTCGGAGAAGGCTCAGTTGTGGAGTATCTTTTAAGCCAAAGAGAGCTTACAGACCTAAAAAAAGAGCTTATTGAACATTATAAAAAATATTATGAAACACTATTTAAACTCTATAGCGTTTTACAAACAAAGGAAGAACTATGA
- a CDS encoding efflux RND transporter permease subunit, whose product MRHLISFALSQRLFTSLLALIILGFGIKSYNNLAVDAFPDISPTQVKIIMKSSGMTPDEVESRIVIPVEMGMLGIPHQTIIRSTSKYGICDIAIDFEEGTDIYWARQQVSERLNAIMDELPANLEGGLAPISTPLSDILMFTIESPTLDLIEKRSLLDWVIAPQIRSVNGVAEVNSLGGKVKTYEVTPKLDMMRTYQITLEQLLETLEKNNLNDGAGRVTQGVNSVLVRSVGRINDIYDIENLSVTTIANKPIYIKDIADVHIGHLTRAGFSTKNANGEAVQGIVLGMKGANTQKVVKEVKERLSKMESMLPADTKIDIFYDRSSLVDLATDTVKNSLLEATVLIVVVLLLLLGNFASAFSVALILPFALLMSFIAMDYFGLSANLMSLGGLAIAIGILVDSAVVMVEHITAELGNEKRKNEKKTHIIYHAAVEMAPSIVTGVLIIIIVFMPLLTLEGLEGKLFKPVALSIVFALFSSLLLALTLIPVLSSFILKIRPDKESWLIQILLKFFKPTLDFAIKHATAVFVTIFLLFGFSLYLASKTGKTFMPTMDEGTLVVMIESLPSISLEESVELNKKIQKKLMADVPEIASIIARTGTDEIGLDPMSLNDTDTFFILKPQEEWREPSREWVKNEIRKSLDEMRGVEYVFTQPIEMRISEMLTGVRGDLAIDIFGESHNELERIAQEIKTILQSTEGSKDVYKKSNEGVEYLELSFNKEALGYYGLSEQEVALFMKTMINGTQVGIIQEEMRRIDLMVKGDSSMQNSLSALESLYYTLDDGRSVPLKSLVTFTKTTGSVQIEHENGYRKTVVQSNVENRDLVGFVEDVKAQIEQSVKLPEGYYVTYGGEFENQQRAAAKLMIIVPIALFLIFLLLFVSFNSITQALLVLINVPLALIGGFAGLYLSGEYLSVPASVGFIALLGIAVLNGVVLVNTFNNLVDKGHSVIDAVRQGTIKRFRPVLMTATIAAFGLVPLLFATGPGSEIQKPLAIVVINGLISSTLLTLIVLPLLYLKFTKECDFEKS is encoded by the coding sequence ATGCGCCATCTTATCTCTTTTGCGCTCTCGCAGAGGCTTTTTACATCTCTGTTGGCTCTTATAATCCTGGGTTTTGGTATCAAGTCGTACAACAATCTTGCGGTAGATGCTTTTCCAGATATTTCGCCTACGCAGGTTAAGATAATTATGAAATCAAGCGGTATGACGCCCGATGAGGTGGAGTCACGCATTGTTATTCCCGTTGAGATGGGGATGCTTGGAATCCCACATCAAACAATTATTCGCTCAACTTCAAAATATGGTATTTGTGATATTGCTATCGACTTTGAAGAGGGAACGGACATATACTGGGCGCGTCAGCAGGTAAGCGAGCGTTTGAATGCCATAATGGATGAGTTGCCTGCAAATCTTGAAGGAGGGCTTGCCCCCATCAGCACGCCGCTGAGTGATATTTTAATGTTTACGATCGAGTCTCCCACGCTTGATCTTATAGAAAAACGCTCTTTGCTTGACTGGGTTATCGCACCGCAAATACGCTCTGTTAACGGTGTAGCCGAGGTCAACTCTCTTGGAGGCAAGGTAAAGACCTATGAAGTAACCCCGAAGCTTGATATGATGCGAACCTATCAGATCACACTTGAACAGCTTCTTGAAACTTTGGAGAAGAACAACTTAAATGACGGTGCAGGGCGTGTAACCCAAGGTGTAAACAGTGTTCTTGTGCGTAGTGTCGGGAGGATCAATGATATTTATGATATTGAGAATTTAAGCGTTACGACAATCGCAAACAAGCCCATCTATATAAAAGATATAGCAGATGTGCATATCGGTCACCTCACGCGCGCAGGTTTTTCAACAAAAAACGCAAACGGTGAAGCGGTGCAGGGGATTGTCTTGGGGATGAAGGGTGCAAATACGCAAAAAGTTGTCAAAGAGGTAAAAGAGAGACTCTCAAAGATGGAGTCAATGCTTCCTGCTGATACGAAAATAGATATCTTTTATGACCGCTCAAGCCTTGTCGATCTCGCAACCGATACCGTAAAAAATTCACTCTTGGAAGCAACTGTTCTTATTGTCGTTGTTCTTCTGCTTCTGCTCGGAAACTTCGCTTCAGCTTTTAGTGTCGCACTTATTTTGCCATTCGCGCTACTTATGAGCTTTATTGCGATGGATTATTTTGGGCTTAGTGCCAATCTTATGAGTCTGGGCGGTCTTGCCATCGCCATAGGTATACTTGTTGATTCAGCAGTTGTTATGGTCGAGCATATTACGGCAGAGCTTGGGAATGAGAAGCGCAAAAATGAGAAAAAAACGCATATTATCTATCATGCCGCTGTTGAGATGGCGCCATCTATCGTAACGGGCGTGCTTATCATCATCATTGTGTTTATGCCACTTTTAACGCTTGAAGGATTGGAAGGAAAACTCTTTAAGCCCGTGGCACTTAGTATCGTATTTGCACTCTTTAGCTCCTTACTCCTTGCTCTTACTCTTATACCGGTGCTAAGTTCGTTTATACTAAAGATTCGTCCCGATAAAGAGTCCTGGCTGATTCAAATTTTGCTAAAGTTTTTTAAACCAACTCTTGATTTTGCGATCAAACATGCAACCGCCGTCTTTGTCACTATCTTTTTACTTTTTGGCTTTTCTCTTTATCTTGCGTCAAAAACAGGCAAGACTTTTATGCCGACGATGGATGAGGGAACGCTTGTAGTAATGATAGAGTCCTTGCCGTCCATCAGCCTTGAGGAGAGCGTAGAGCTTAACAAAAAGATTCAAAAGAAATTAATGGCGGATGTTCCAGAAATTGCCTCTATTATCGCTAGAACCGGTACGGATGAGATCGGACTTGACCCTATGAGCCTAAACGACACGGATACTTTTTTTATTCTCAAACCGCAAGAGGAGTGGCGCGAGCCATCAAGAGAGTGGGTGAAAAATGAGATAAGAAAATCTCTTGATGAGATGCGGGGGGTCGAGTATGTTTTTACGCAACCCATCGAGATGCGTATCTCTGAGATGCTAACCGGAGTTCGCGGTGATTTGGCAATTGACATTTTCGGAGAGAGTCATAATGAGCTTGAGAGGATTGCGCAAGAGATCAAAACTATTTTGCAGAGTACGGAGGGAAGCAAAGATGTTTATAAAAAGAGCAACGAAGGGGTAGAGTATCTTGAACTTAGTTTCAATAAAGAAGCACTGGGTTACTACGGACTAAGCGAGCAGGAAGTTGCCCTATTTATGAAAACGATGATCAATGGAACTCAGGTCGGCATCATTCAAGAGGAGATGAGGCGAATTGACCTTATGGTAAAGGGTGACTCATCTATGCAAAACTCTCTGAGTGCTTTAGAGTCGCTCTACTACACTCTGGACGATGGCAGAAGCGTGCCGTTAAAGAGTCTTGTGACATTTACAAAAACAACGGGTTCTGTACAGATAGAGCATGAGAACGGCTACCGTAAAACCGTTGTTCAGAGCAATGTCGAAAATCGTGACCTTGTAGGTTTTGTTGAGGATGTAAAGGCGCAAATAGAACAGAGCGTAAAACTGCCTGAGGGGTACTATGTAACCTATGGCGGCGAGTTTGAAAACCAACAAAGAGCGGCTGCAAAACTGATGATAATCGTGCCCATAGCGCTTTTTCTGATCTTTCTTTTGCTGTTCGTCTCGTTTAACTCAATAACGCAGGCGCTGCTTGTCCTTATTAATGTGCCACTCGCACTTATCGGCGGATTTGCGGGGCTCTACCTAAGCGGCGAATATCTCTCTGTTCCTGCATCTGTAGGGTTTATTGCACTTCTTGGCATCGCGGTGCTCAACGGGGTAGTTCTTGTAAATACATTTAACAACCTCGTAGATAAGGGACATAGCGTCATAGATGCCGTACGCCAAGGAACAATCAAGCGTTTTCGTCCTGTTCTTATGACCGCAACCATAGCGGCATTTGGTCTGGTGCCGCTACTTTTTGCTACCGGTCCCGGTTCAGAAATACAAAAACCGCTGGCAATAGTCGTAATAAATGGCCTGATAAGCTCAACCCTTCTAACGCTTATTGTACTGCCGCTGCTCTATTTGAAATTTACCAAAGAGTGTGATTTTGAAAAATCATAA
- a CDS encoding c-type cytochrome codes for MYKTHCANCHSVKMEGGMGRDFNLVSYDRRKEQIVSYIQNPSMNFREFGYSANAMPKIALDEEDIYDVAEYIDSLQKFKKWMKKQ; via the coding sequence GTGTATAAAACACACTGTGCGAATTGTCACAGTGTAAAGATGGAAGGAGGGATGGGTAGAGACTTTAATCTGGTTTCGTATGATAGAAGAAAAGAGCAGATTGTTTCATATATACAAAATCCGTCCATGAATTTTAGAGAGTTTGGCTACTCGGCAAATGCAATGCCAAAAATAGCGCTAGATGAAGAAGATATATATGATGTTGCAGAGTATATAGACAGTCTTCAAAAATTTAAAAAATGGATGAAAAAACAGTAG